Genomic segment of Candidatus Bathyarchaeia archaeon:
GCTGTACACGTGGAAACAGTGGAGTTGCGCTTGCACTGGCGTTCCGCCTACAACAAGCGCCACTCTTACAACTCCAACGATGTACTACAACTACACCAGTCCCTCAGGTACCACGTATCTTAACGGGATAGGAGGGTTCACGGCGGTATTCGATAAGCAGTTCAAGTTGACAATGAACTTCGTCGACCCCACTGGCCAGCCGGTTTCCGCACCGGCGTTTGCCACTCTAACGAGTGGTTCGACTTCGATCAATGTTACATCTTATTCTGCGCAATGGACGAGCGCCGGTTCATGGACTGTGACGGATGCAATGTGGGAAGGCATGAGGGGAATGGTCTCAAGCTCGCCCACCATTGACCTGACGGCTGGCGCCGCAGTTGTCACAATCACGTTAAAGGCCTATTCGGCAAGTGTCAAGGCCGTTGACGGATCCGGCAATCCGGTCTCGGGCGTGACCGTAACCGTAACTTTCCTCAACGCTACTGTGAAGACCTTTACAACGGACAATACGGGAGTTGTGCAGCTCGGTCACATTCCAACAGGACCCTACAATGTTCAAGTAACCTATCAGGGTAAGAGTTCAAACTGGGCGACAGACGCTTCCAGCGCGGCTCAACCTCTCATGGTCACTATTTCCAATGCAGGCGGCGGGGGTACTACGAACAGCACGGCGGTTTCTGCCGTTGTCCTGCTTACCATATTCGGACTTGCCTTCCTTCTGGTCTTACTGGCGATTCGGGTACGTAAGGCTCCGCCTCCACCTTCAATCGAGTAGCCGAGCCCTGGGCTTCACCCCGTTAGGCGATAGACCTTAGGAGCGCTAGTTTCATCGTGACCTTACCACGATGTTTCTGCTTAGCCGAGACAGGGTGTCGACTTTTTCTGAGAAATCTTTCCTGACCGGCCAACTGTTTCACGGGAAGAGAGCCTTTTTTCTGTCCGTGGCAAGAATTTTCTCCGTTCAAACTATTTGAACGGGCTTTTGTAGAACTTCTAGCCGCCTGGCTTTGTCGTTCAAAATTGTGGGCTTATACCGAACTATACCACAATGTATCTGTCATGGCCAAGTTTATCTTCTCAATGGGGAACGAAAACTACCGAAAACTGCAGCTTGAAGCCAAGACGAGAGACGTGACCATCCAAGCACTGATCCGCACCGTGGTCATACCAGAGTGGATTAGAACCCACATCGACACTACCGTGACGAACACCCACTCGAGCATAACCGAAACATCGTCGCTTCTCAACCATGCCACCGGAATCCTCGGCCAATCGCATCGTTCCCTATCCTCCTCGGTTGGGCGGTCCCGAACCTAACCCAACCTCCCGGCTTTTTAGGGACCGGCCGGATCTCGCTCGTCCTCAAGGGACGGGTTTCAGGCTAGCTTGCCGGTGCTGGTATCTGCTGAAGCCCTGGCTTCGAATCAGCAAACTGCTGTGAGAAGCGCTCGTACATCCTAAGCTCTTGGCTAGAAATCGGCTTGACCTTCTGCATGGCCTCGTCAAAATGACGCTTAACCACCTTCAAGCCCTTGGCTCGCTTCTTCGCATCCTCCGGATCCTTCGCCTTTCCAATATGATCCTTGATTGACAACATCACAGCGGTGTTGCAGATCGATGCGATATCTGCTCCTGTGTAGCCTTGCGTCTTTCTAGCTAGTTCGTCGAGTTTCACATCGTCCGCCAACGGCGTTTTCTTGGTATGGATGCGAAAGATCTGCTTCCTCGCCTCCAAATCCGGCGGAGGGACCAGCAGCATCCTGTCAAATCTCCCGGGTCTGAGCAGCGCTGGGTCGACAATATCGGGTCTATTCGTTGCCGCGATAATGACGACGTTTCTCAGCTCTTCGAGTCCATCCATCTCGGTCAGAAACTGGCTGATCACCCTCTCTGTCACGTTAGAGTCGTTCGAGCCGCTTCCGCGAACGGGCGCTACCGAATCAATTTCGTCAAAGAATATGATGCAGGGCGATGCTTGTCGAGCTTTGCGAAAGATCTCTCTAACGGCCTTCTCGGACTCTCCTACGAACTTGTTAAGCAATTCCGGACCCTTGACGCTGATGAAGTTGGCTTCGCTCTCGTTCGCAGCCGCCTTGGCTAGAAGCGTCTTACCGGTTCCGGGAGGACCGTAAAGGAGGAGTCCCTTCGGGGGAACAGCGTTCATCTGGGCGAAGAGTTCAGGATATTTGAGTGGCCACTCGATCGCCTCTCGAAGTTCCTCCTTCACTCCCTCCAGCCCGCCGATATCGTCCCATTTGATATCTGGGACCTCCACCAGAACTTCTCGCATCGCGGAAGGTTCCACCTCCTTGAGGGCTTCTTGGAAGTCGCTCATTCGCACGATGATCTTGTTGAGGACCTCAGCCGGAATGTTCTCCGCTTCCAAGTTGATCTCAGGCAGAATCCTGCGCAGAGCTCTGATAGCCGCCTCCTTCGCAAGAGCCTCTAGGTCGGCGCCCACAAACCCGTGGGTGACATCAGCTAGCTTCTTCAGATCCACATCCTCGGCCAAAGGCATCCCTCTGGTGTGAATCTGCATGATTTCCAACCGGCCATCGCGGTCGGGGACCCCAATCTCGATTTCCCGGTCGAACCTTCCCGGCCGGCGCAGCGCTGGGTCGATCGAGTTGATCCGGTTTGTATTGTGAAGCAGTACGGGATTCTCGCCGCCAAAGAAAGCCTCGCCTTCGGCACCGCAAATATCATAGACATACCCGTCGTAGGGTAATTTCTTGACAGACCTTACGGTCGGTCTTTTCTGGGCTAGTGATTTCTTTACAGGTTGATTGTTGAAGGGATTGTTTGTCTTGCCGAATCCTAGCCTAAAAGCGGTCGTCTCTTTGGTTACAAGGGTGTCTCTGATCATCCGGCCCGCGGGAACCTTGTAGGACCCGAGATAAGTCTTGATCCCATGCATCCGACATAGCCAGTTCAAATCGAGAATCAAATTCTTGCTAACGGCGGTGATTACCAGTTTGCCGTCCTTCGGACCATTGTGACCATCCCCTCGCGCCTCGCCTTCTAGAAATTCCATGAAGAAATCTGTGGGAACTGTAAACATGAAAGATGGCAGGCGTTTTTCGTACGCGTTGTGTCCAAAGAGGTTGCCGAACAGGTCCTTTACTGGTTGGCATGAGTAGTAAATCGAATGCGCGTTGGAGTGTTTCCTCTCGGTGGACGGCGACATGTCGAAAGCCTTCAGCATCAACAATTTGACATCCTCGATGTACGTCCTCTCGTGGCTGCCGAAAGTGAAAGTAAGCCCGCTCCTCGAAGCTGAACCTTCGGCGAGATAATATCCAAAGAGTCTGCTCAACTCGGGAGAGAGCGCCACTATTCGAGGTATCCCTGCAAGGGCCCATCTTACAGGATGCGGGACCACATCATTGTGTCGCCAGAGTTGTACAGTGCTTGGGTGGACGCCTGCTTGAAGTGCAATAAGGTGTGACTGGCCTCGTGGTCCTGGGGTATCCTGAAGGAACGTGGCTTGATTGTATGCCTGTATAGTCTTGTTGTCATATAGTTGGAAGTAGACGGGCTCGTAAGGCTCGAATGCATGAGCTCTAGTCTCGCGAGTGTTTTGTTTTAGCCTCAATTTGAAAGGTAGGTCCACAAGGTTCTCGCCAATCTTTAGCTGGTCTACTCTCTTTGCTTCTATTCCCTTTCGAGTTCTGACAAACACAGAATGACTGCCCGTGGCCCGAATCCTGCCTCCAAGATATTCGATCTCGAAGAGCTCGTGCACCTTATGTCTGAAGACAGATTTGAAA
This window contains:
- a CDS encoding carboxypeptidase regulatory-like domain-containing protein; amino-acid sequence: MRKNLPFLLIVLSMAAAVVPGFIFSVHAMGCTSPCSVDTITNVPSSEGTVQVQLDGGVCPANCFNLNHTFTFANSTQHTVKVLNTFFIGAASGKRYSFSGWYTYGISGWFQFDSNPLNTPPSYTDYTVAKCVKGPPGQNCPFWAVYNVSPPVGCKTNCGMDVSTNVASADGKIWVKVDGAPAVSLSQTFAFGNGTVHAIQVQNSTFTGASSGALYTWKQWSCACTGVPPTTSATLTTPTMYYNYTSPSGTTYLNGIGGFTAVFDKQFKLTMNFVDPTGQPVSAPAFATLTSGSTSINVTSYSAQWTSAGSWTVTDAMWEGMRGMVSSSPTIDLTAGAAVVTITLKAYSASVKAVDGSGNPVSGVTVTVTFLNATVKTFTTDNTGVVQLGHIPTGPYNVQVTYQGKSSNWATDASSAAQPLMVTISNAGGGGTTNSTAVSAVVLLTIFGLAFLLVLLAIRVRKAPPPPSIE
- a CDS encoding AAA family ATPase codes for the protein MPEKTLTLRVADAYQRDVGRGIARVDPKVVDELGLTSGDVIQIIGKKKTTALSWPGYESDSGKGTIRIDGYLRNNAGVSIDDKVTIRKITAKIAQRITLAPTEPLRIVGGEEYLSQILEGRVLARGDYVPINVMGRKIDLVVTSTTPTAEAVIVTDQTEVTVGEQVKEAPRAIPRIAYEDIGGLRPVIQKVREMIELPLRHPELFERLGVEAPKGVLLHGPPGCVVGDSLIALENGGLIRIEELAKGVLPGVYIADLPIYPPGSAKALHIYDVPETMEIITETGKRLRTTLNHPLMTEHGWTEAEKLKPQDRVKTIKWIPSPTQYVIVSDTINMVRLWTKPLMPRFWDERLGELFGIFIAEGTAGKDRVFFTIESHEEELATAIRKGMEIFGVEGYMVPKSGKQCNVLRFDNRGLAEFFGKYWSRIEKRVPTPILMSPNTVVAAFLRGAFEGDGYARKADNYRGIFLKSKHRKLLEEVQTLLLRFGITSRIHGGPYTTRGGRDSTFYVLAIRGKDVVNKFKEQIGFISIRKGARLEAIVRGYRRNLAYLNDDFEKIKTVRKLEGWQRVYDFEVPSTHSFFANGLLSHNTGKTLLAKAVASETNANFYSIGGPEIMSKFYGESEERLREIFKEAQENAPSIIFIDEIDSIAPKREEVTGEVEKRVVSQLLSVMDGLQSRGKVVVIGASVTGDTPIMVKDRENKIKLTPIGTFVDSFFPCGEEGSEPNVEGYRVLGLQPMRSTNPRFRKYTFFGGSRFQAFKSVFRHKVHELFEIEYLGGRIRATGSHSVFVRTRKGIEAKRVDQLKIGENLVDLPFKLRLKQNTRETRAHAFEPYEPVYFQLYDNKTIQAYNQATFLQDTPGPRGQSHLIALQAGVHPSTVQLWRHNDVVPHPVRWALAGIPRIVALSPELSRLFGYYLAEGSASRSGLTFTFGSHERTYIEDVKLLMLKAFDMSPSTERKHSNAHSIYYSCQPVKDLFGNLFGHNAYEKRLPSFMFTVPTDFFMEFLEGEARGDGHNGPKDGKLVITAVSKNLILDLNWLCRMHGIKTYLGSYKVPAGRMIRDTLVTKETTAFRLGFGKTNNPFNNQPVKKSLAQKRPTVRSVKKLPYDGYVYDICGAEGEAFFGGENPVLLHNTNRINSIDPALRRPGRFDREIEIGVPDRDGRLEIMQIHTRGMPLAEDVDLKKLADVTHGFVGADLEALAKEAAIRALRRILPEINLEAENIPAEVLNKIIVRMSDFQEALKEVEPSAMREVLVEVPDIKWDDIGGLEGVKEELREAIEWPLKYPELFAQMNAVPPKGLLLYGPPGTGKTLLAKAAANESEANFISVKGPELLNKFVGESEKAVREIFRKARQASPCIIFFDEIDSVAPVRGSGSNDSNVTERVISQFLTEMDGLEELRNVVIIAATNRPDIVDPALLRPGRFDRMLLVPPPDLEARKQIFRIHTKKTPLADDVKLDELARKTQGYTGADIASICNTAVMLSIKDHIGKAKDPEDAKKRAKGLKVVKRHFDEAMQKVKPISSQELRMYERFSQQFADSKPGLQQIPAPAS